The following proteins come from a genomic window of Emys orbicularis isolate rEmyOrb1 chromosome 9, rEmyOrb1.hap1, whole genome shotgun sequence:
- the MAP6D1 gene encoding MAP6 domain-containing protein 1 has translation MAWPCISRVCCLARFWSQLDKSDLSVPLTIHSYSDIEEPEEGASPARGGPRLGAAADGRSRAGGGQLSSGPPPSQDSLAIKRSWKRGSHKRGPAAPPDSQPFAAETQYRQDFRAWPLQKRDAYLWAGEGRRDGSPAPPRSVYVLPAGDSDQRPEASSRLSCSPPGAANTTSYRQEYRPWTGAKPSKPIKTKQGFIIPEDHFVQETSYRADFKIPEAKTKFSPNPSAVFQAPSRILNV, from the exons ATGGCGTGGCCCTGCATCAGCCGCGTGTGCTGCCTGGCCCGCTTCTGGAGCCAGCTGGACAAGTCCGACCTCTCGGTGCCGCTCACCATCCACAGCTACTCCGACATCGAGGAGCCCGAGGAGGGGGCGAGCCCGGCGCGGGGCGGCCCCCGGCTGGGCGCGGCGGCGGACGGCCGCTCCCGGGCAGGCGGCGGACAGCTGTCGTCCGGGCCCCCGCCCTCGCAGGACAGCCTGGCCATCAAGCGGTCGTGGAAGCGGGGGAGCCACAAGCGGGGCCCGGCGGCGCCCCCCGACAGCCAGCCCTTCGCCGCCGAGACCCAATACCGGCAGGACTTCCGCGCCTGGCCCCTGCAGAAGCGAGACGCCTACCTCTGGGCCGGCGAGGGCAGGAGAGACGggtcccccgccccgcccaggtCCGTGTACGTCCTGCCCGCCGGGGACAGCGACCAGCGGccagaggccagcagcaggctgagctgctCCCCGCCCGGCGCTGCCAACACCACCTCCtacag GCAGGAGTATCGTCCATGGACTGGAGCCAAGCCGTCAAAGCCCATAAAGACAAAGCAAGGCTTCATTATTCCAGAAGATCATTTTGTGCAAGAGACTAGCTACAGGGCAGATTTTAAG ATTCCAGAAGCGAAGACCAAGTTTTCCCCCAACCCTTCTGCGGTTTTCCAGGCTCCTTCCCGTATCCTCAACGTGTGA